A region from the Pseudomonas sp. KU26590 genome encodes:
- a CDS encoding peptidoglycan DD-metalloendopeptidase family protein has product MSLTVIRQRSSSTSFQRLVIGVALSILLVGCSSTPSGGVRIVDRNGKSTVPTRQPVTTGQYVVKRGDTLFSIAFRYGWDWKALAARNSIPEPFTIHVGQTIRFDGRANSPSTAVAAGSAGVPQTTTSSSSSPSGSLKTTVISRPVGAVAATTPPPTSNSTTTPVNTTVVTGARSPSGWTWPTSGVLISKFSSNGSLNKGIDIAGDLGQPVLAASDGTVVYAGSGLRGYGELVIIKHSDTYVSAYGHNRRLLVREGQQVKAGQSIAEMGSTGTDRVKLHFEIRRQGKPVDPLEFLPRR; this is encoded by the coding sequence GTGAGTCTCACAGTCATTCGGCAGCGTAGTTCTTCAACAAGTTTTCAGCGTCTGGTGATTGGAGTTGCCCTGAGTATCCTTCTGGTCGGCTGCTCCAGCACGCCATCCGGCGGCGTGCGCATTGTCGACCGTAACGGCAAATCGACGGTGCCAACCCGTCAGCCGGTCACCACCGGTCAGTACGTCGTGAAGCGCGGCGACACGCTGTTTTCCATTGCATTCCGTTACGGCTGGGACTGGAAAGCGCTGGCCGCGCGCAACAGCATTCCAGAGCCATTCACTATTCATGTCGGTCAGACGATCCGCTTTGACGGGCGCGCCAACTCTCCGTCCACGGCAGTGGCCGCTGGCTCGGCAGGCGTTCCACAGACCACCACGAGCAGTTCGTCATCGCCGTCCGGATCGCTGAAAACCACCGTCATTTCAAGGCCCGTAGGCGCCGTCGCCGCGACGACACCACCGCCGACAAGCAACTCGACCACCACGCCGGTCAACACAACCGTGGTCACCGGCGCCCGCTCTCCAAGCGGCTGGACATGGCCGACAAGCGGCGTTTTGATCAGCAAGTTCTCTTCAAACGGTAGTTTGAATAAAGGAATTGATATCGCTGGTGATTTGGGACAGCCTGTTTTGGCCGCGTCTGATGGGACAGTGGTATACGCCGGAAGTGGATTAAGGGGCTACGGCGAGTTGGTCATCATCAAACACAGCGATACCTACGTCAGTGCATACGGACATAACCGTCGGCTCTTGGTTCGGGAGGGACAACAGGTCAAGGCAGGGCAAAGTATTGCCGAGATGGGCTCAACGGGAACTGACCGGGTGAAACTGCATTTCGAGATTCGCCGCCAGGGTAAACCGGTAGATCCACTGGAATTTTTGCCACGTCGCTGA
- the ispF gene encoding 2-C-methyl-D-erythritol 2,4-cyclodiphosphate synthase codes for MRIGHGYDVHRFAEGDFITLGGVRIAHTSGLLAHSDGDVVLHALSDALLGAAALGDIGKHFPDTDPQFKGADSRVLLRHVLKQVQGKGWKVGNVDATIVAQAPKMAPHIETMRALIAEDLQVDIDQVNVKATTTEKLGFTGREEGIAVHAVALLISA; via the coding sequence ATGCGTATTGGCCACGGCTACGATGTGCACCGTTTCGCTGAAGGCGATTTCATTACCTTGGGCGGCGTGCGGATTGCGCACACGTCGGGTTTGCTCGCGCATTCCGATGGCGATGTAGTGCTGCATGCGCTGAGCGACGCCCTCTTGGGTGCTGCCGCGCTGGGCGACATCGGCAAGCATTTCCCGGACACCGATCCGCAATTCAAGGGCGCCGACAGCCGGGTTCTGCTTCGTCACGTGCTCAAGCAAGTGCAGGGCAAGGGCTGGAAGGTCGGCAACGTCGACGCCACCATCGTTGCGCAGGCGCCGAAGATGGCGCCGCACATCGAAACCATGCGCGCCTTGATTGCCGAAGACCTCCAGGTCGACATCGACCAGGTCAATGTCAAGGCCACCACCACTGAAAAGCTCGGCTTCACCGGCCGTGAAGAAGGCATCGCCGTGCACGCCGTTGCGTTGTTGATCAGCGCATGA
- the surE gene encoding 5'/3'-nucleotidase SurE: MRILISNDDGVMAPGLAALHGALAGYADCVVIAPDQDKSGASSSLTLDRPLHPHTLDNGFISLNGTPTDCVHLGLNGLLPDEPDMVVSGINLGANLGDDVLYSGTVAAALEGRFLQRPSFAFSFLSRQVDNLATAAHFARLLVEAHERLDLPPRTVLNVNIPNLPLANVRGIQLTRLGHRTRAAAPVRVVDPRGKAGYWIAAAGDAEDGGPGTDFHAVMQGYVSITPLQLDRTYQDGFNSLNAWLEGMA; the protein is encoded by the coding sequence ATGCGTATTCTGATTTCAAATGATGACGGGGTTATGGCGCCCGGGCTGGCTGCGCTGCATGGCGCGCTGGCCGGGTATGCCGACTGCGTGGTGATTGCGCCCGACCAAGACAAAAGCGGCGCGAGCAGTTCGCTGACGCTGGATCGGCCGTTGCACCCGCACACCCTGGACAACGGCTTCATCAGCCTCAACGGCACCCCGACCGATTGCGTCCACCTCGGACTCAACGGCCTGCTGCCCGATGAGCCGGACATGGTCGTGTCGGGTATCAACCTGGGCGCCAATCTGGGTGACGATGTGCTCTATTCAGGCACCGTCGCTGCGGCGCTGGAAGGTCGTTTTCTGCAACGCCCGTCATTTGCCTTTTCATTTTTGTCACGTCAGGTCGATAACTTGGCAACCGCCGCGCACTTTGCCCGGCTTCTGGTCGAAGCCCACGAGCGCCTCGACCTTCCACCCCGTACCGTATTGAATGTGAATATCCCTAACCTGCCGCTGGCAAACGTACGCGGTATCCAGCTGACCCGTCTTGGCCATCGCACCCGTGCGGCGGCGCCTGTGCGCGTGGTTGACCCGCGCGGAAAGGCCGGTTACTGGATTGCTGCTGCCGGAGATGCCGAAGACGGCGGGCCGGGCACCGATTTCCACGCCGTGATGCAGGGTTACGTGTCGATTACCCCGTTGCAGCTGGATCGTACCTATCAGGACGGTTTCAACAGCCTGAACGCTTGGCTGGAGGGAATGGCCTGA
- the rpoS gene encoding RNA polymerase sigma factor RpoS produces MALSKEVPEFDIDDEVLLMEPVIVLDSATDEKPATPSVRAKPKNSAALKQHKYIDYTRALDATQLYLNEIGFSPLLSPEEEVHFARLSQSGDPAGRKRMIESNLRLVVKIARRYVNRGLSLLDLIEEGNLGLIRAVEKFDPERGFRFSTYATWWIRQTIERAIMNQTRTIRLPIHVVKELNVYLRAARELTQKLDHEPSPEEIANLLEKPVGEVKRMLGLNERVSSVDVSLGPDSDKTLLDTLTDDRPTDPCELLQDDDLSQSIDQWLSELTDKQREVVVRRFGLRGHESSTLEDVGLEIGLTRERVRQIQVEGLKRLREILEKNGLSSESLFQ; encoded by the coding sequence ATGGCTCTCAGCAAAGAAGTGCCGGAGTTTGACATAGACGACGAGGTACTCCTCATGGAGCCCGTAATCGTCCTGGATTCTGCAACGGATGAGAAGCCAGCTACACCTTCCGTTCGCGCGAAACCTAAAAACTCTGCAGCGCTCAAACAGCATAAGTACATTGATTACACTCGGGCACTGGATGCTACGCAGCTGTACCTCAATGAAATCGGCTTTTCCCCCCTGCTCTCCCCGGAAGAAGAAGTCCACTTTGCGCGACTGTCGCAAAGCGGCGATCCGGCTGGGCGCAAACGCATGATTGAGAGCAATCTGCGGCTGGTCGTGAAAATCGCCAGGCGCTACGTCAATCGTGGTCTGTCATTGCTGGACCTGATCGAGGAGGGCAATCTGGGCCTGATTCGAGCAGTCGAAAAATTCGATCCGGAGCGTGGATTCCGGTTCTCGACCTACGCCACCTGGTGGATTCGTCAGACCATCGAGCGTGCGATCATGAATCAGACGCGCACGATCCGTCTGCCAATTCATGTGGTCAAAGAGCTTAACGTCTACTTGCGCGCCGCGCGGGAGCTGACGCAGAAGCTGGACCATGAACCCTCTCCCGAAGAAATCGCCAACCTGCTGGAGAAGCCGGTCGGTGAGGTCAAGCGCATGCTGGGCCTCAACGAGCGTGTGTCTTCTGTGGATGTGTCGCTGGGTCCAGATTCGGACAAGACGCTGCTCGACACCCTGACCGACGACCGCCCCACCGACCCGTGCGAGCTGCTCCAGGACGATGATCTGTCGCAAAGCATCGACCAATGGCTTTCCGAGTTGACCGACAAACAGCGTGAAGTCGTTGTCCGTCGATTCGGCCTGCGCGGGCACGAGAGCAGCACCCTTGAAGACGTCGGGCTGGAAATCGGCCTTACCCGTGAGCGTGTGCGGCAGATTCAAGTGGAAGGGTTAAAGCGTCTTCGCGAGATTCTCGAGAAGAACGGTTTATCCAGCGAGTCACTCTTTCAATAA
- the fdxA gene encoding ferredoxin FdxA, giving the protein MTFVVTDNCIKCKYTDCVEVCPVDCFYEGPNFLVIHPDECIDCALCEPECPANAIFSEDEIPAGMENFIQLNTELAEIWPNITERKEALPDAKEWDGKTGKIADLER; this is encoded by the coding sequence ATGACCTTCGTCGTCACCGACAACTGCATCAAGTGCAAGTACACCGACTGCGTAGAAGTCTGTCCGGTGGACTGCTTTTACGAAGGCCCGAACTTCCTGGTGATTCACCCGGACGAGTGCATCGACTGTGCCCTGTGCGAGCCTGAGTGCCCTGCGAATGCGATCTTCTCGGAAGACGAGATTCCCGCCGGCATGGAGAATTTCATTCAGCTGAACACAGAGCTGGCTGAAATCTGGCCCAACATCACGGAACGCAAAGAAGCGCTGCCGGATGCCAAGGAGTGGGACGGCAAGACCGGCAAGATCGCCGATCTGGAGCGCTAA
- a CDS encoding LysR substrate-binding domain-containing protein codes for MQVNRWEGLDEFVAVAECGQFTAAAERLGVSSSHISRQIARLEERLQTRLLYRSTRKVALTEAGQTFLHHCQRLQDGREEALRAVTDLTSEPKGLLRMTCAVAYGERFIAPLVTRFMEDYPQLRVDIELTNNTLDLVHEGLDLAIRLGRLQESRLVAARLAPRKMYLCASPAYIERYGRPHSVSELARHNCLIGSSDSWLLQQNGREFSQRVQGNWRCNSGQAVLDAALRGVGLCQLPDYYVLEHLKRGALVSLLDAHQPPNTAVWALYPQQRHLSPKVRKLVDYLKAGLASRDEYSNHADPL; via the coding sequence ATGCAGGTCAATCGCTGGGAAGGTCTGGACGAGTTTGTCGCCGTGGCCGAGTGCGGGCAATTCACCGCAGCGGCAGAAAGGCTTGGGGTGTCGTCGTCGCACATCAGTCGGCAGATCGCGCGGCTGGAAGAACGCTTGCAGACGCGCCTGCTCTATCGCAGCACCCGGAAAGTCGCGCTGACCGAGGCGGGTCAGACGTTTCTGCACCACTGTCAGCGCTTGCAGGACGGGCGCGAGGAAGCGTTGCGCGCGGTAACGGACCTGACCAGCGAGCCGAAGGGACTGCTGCGGATGACCTGTGCCGTCGCCTACGGCGAAAGGTTCATCGCCCCTTTGGTGACACGCTTCATGGAGGACTACCCGCAACTGCGCGTGGACATCGAGCTGACCAACAACACGCTGGATCTGGTGCATGAAGGCCTGGACCTGGCGATCCGGCTGGGTCGCTTGCAGGAATCCCGACTGGTGGCCGCCCGACTCGCGCCGCGCAAGATGTACCTGTGCGCCTCCCCCGCTTATATCGAACGCTATGGCCGGCCCCACAGCGTGTCGGAACTGGCGCGACACAACTGCCTGATCGGCAGCTCGGACAGTTGGCTGCTACAACAAAACGGGCGGGAATTTTCCCAACGGGTGCAAGGCAACTGGCGCTGCAACAGTGGGCAGGCAGTGCTCGATGCGGCGTTGCGTGGGGTCGGGCTGTGTCAGCTGCCGGATTACTACGTGCTGGAGCATCTCAAGCGCGGTGCGCTGGTGTCGTTACTGGATGCCCATCAGCCACCGAACACCGCCGTCTGGGCGCTGTACCCCCAACAGCGGCATCTGTCGCCCAAGGTGAGAAAGCTGGTGGATTATCTTAAGGCGGGATTGGCGTCGCGGGATGAGTACAGTAATCATGCCGATCCTTTGTAG
- the mutS gene encoding DNA mismatch repair protein MutS, translating into MSDLSSHTPMMQQYWRLKNQHPDQLMFYRMGDFYEIFYEDAKKAAKLLDITLTARGQSAGQSIPMCGIPYHAAEGYLAKLVKLGESVVICEQIGDPATSKGPVDRQVVRIITPGTVSDEALLDERRDNLIAAVLGDERLFGLAVLDITSGNFSVLEIKGWENLLAELERINPVELLIPDDWPQGLPAEKRRGARRRAPWDFERDSAHKSLCQQFSTQDLKGFGCENLTLAIGAAGCLLGYAKETQRTALPHLRSLRHERLDDTVILDGASRRNLELDTNLAGGRDNTLQSVMDRCQTAMATRLLTRWLNRPLRDLQILQARQESIGCFLERYRFENLQPRLKEIGDIERILARIGLRNARPRDLARLRDALSALPELQLALAELEAPHIQQLAKTASTYPELADLLQRAIIDNPPAVIRDGGVLKTGYDAELDELLSLSENAGQFLIDLETREKARTGLANLKVGYNRVHGYFIELPSKQAEQAPADYIRRQTLKGAERFITPELKEFEDKALSAKSRALAREKMLYETLLEDLIGHLAPLQDTAAALAELDVLSNLAERALNLDLNRPRFTDEPCMRIEQGRHPVVEQVLSSPFVANDLDLNDNTRMLVITGPNMGGKSTYMRQTALIVLLAHIGSFVPAASCELSLVDRIFTRIGSSDDLAGGRSTFMVEMSETANILHNATDKSLVLMDEVGRGTSTFDGLSLAWAAAECLAQLRAYTLFATHYFELTVLPESEPLVANVHLNATEHNERIVFLHRVLPGPASQSYGLAVAQLAGVPARVITRAKEHLLRLETTSLPHEQPRAKPGKPPLPMQSDMFASLPHPVLDELSNLKIDDLTPRQALELLYSMKTRI; encoded by the coding sequence ATTTCAGACCTCTCCTCGCACACCCCCATGATGCAGCAATACTGGCGGCTGAAAAATCAGCACCCCGACCAGTTGATGTTCTACCGCATGGGTGACTTCTACGAGATCTTCTACGAAGACGCCAAAAAGGCGGCCAAGCTGCTCGACATCACGTTGACCGCCCGGGGTCAGTCAGCGGGGCAAAGCATTCCCATGTGCGGCATCCCCTATCACGCAGCGGAAGGCTATCTGGCCAAGCTGGTGAAACTGGGCGAGTCGGTGGTCATCTGCGAACAGATCGGCGATCCGGCGACCAGCAAAGGGCCGGTTGATCGTCAGGTGGTGCGCATCATCACGCCGGGCACCGTCAGCGACGAAGCGTTGCTGGACGAGCGTCGGGATAACCTCATTGCCGCCGTGCTGGGTGACGAGCGCCTGTTCGGCCTGGCCGTGCTGGACATCACCAGCGGCAATTTCTCGGTGCTGGAAATCAAGGGCTGGGAAAACCTGCTGGCCGAGCTTGAGCGGATCAACCCGGTGGAGCTGCTGATTCCCGATGACTGGCCCCAGGGCCTGCCGGCAGAGAAACGCCGCGGTGCCCGTCGTCGCGCGCCGTGGGACTTTGAGCGCGATTCGGCGCACAAAAGCCTGTGCCAGCAATTCTCCACTCAGGACCTGAAAGGCTTCGGCTGCGAGAACCTGACCCTGGCGATCGGCGCGGCGGGCTGTCTGTTGGGTTACGCCAAGGAAACCCAGCGCACGGCATTGCCGCACCTGCGCAGCCTGCGCCATGAGCGCCTCGATGACACAGTGATTCTGGACGGCGCCAGCCGCCGCAACCTGGAACTGGACACCAATCTGGCGGGCGGCCGCGACAACACGCTGCAGTCGGTGATGGATCGCTGTCAGACCGCCATGGCCACGCGCCTGCTGACCCGCTGGCTGAACCGGCCGCTGCGTGATCTGCAGATCCTCCAAGCCCGGCAGGAGTCGATTGGTTGCTTCCTTGAGCGCTACCGCTTCGAGAACCTGCAGCCGCGACTGAAAGAGATCGGCGACATCGAGCGCATCCTCGCGCGTATCGGGCTGCGCAACGCCCGTCCCCGTGACCTGGCGCGTCTGCGTGATGCCCTGAGCGCGTTGCCCGAACTGCAATTGGCACTGGCCGAGCTCGAAGCGCCGCACATTCAGCAATTGGCGAAAACGGCGAGCACTTACCCGGAGCTGGCCGACCTGCTGCAACGCGCGATTATCGACAATCCGCCTGCCGTGATTCGCGACGGCGGCGTACTGAAGACCGGTTACGACGCCGAGCTCGATGAATTGCTGTCCCTGAGCGAGAACGCCGGGCAGTTCCTTATCGATCTGGAAACTCGGGAGAAGGCGCGCACCGGGCTGGCCAACCTAAAGGTCGGCTACAACCGCGTGCACGGCTATTTCATCGAGCTGCCGAGCAAGCAGGCGGAACAGGCGCCGGCCGATTACATCCGCCGCCAGACGCTCAAGGGCGCAGAGCGTTTCATCACCCCTGAGCTCAAGGAATTCGAAGACAAGGCGTTGTCGGCCAAGAGCCGCGCGCTGGCTCGGGAAAAGATGCTCTATGAGACGCTGCTGGAAGACCTGATCGGTCATCTCGCGCCGCTGCAGGACACCGCCGCCGCGCTGGCCGAGCTGGACGTGCTGAGCAACCTGGCCGAGCGTGCGCTGAATCTGGACCTCAACCGTCCGCGTTTCACTGACGAGCCGTGCATGCGCATCGAGCAAGGTCGTCACCCGGTGGTGGAGCAGGTTCTGTCGTCGCCGTTCGTGGCCAACGACCTGGACTTGAACGACAACACGCGCATGCTGGTAATCACCGGTCCTAACATGGGCGGTAAATCCACCTACATGCGTCAGACCGCTTTGATCGTGCTGCTGGCGCATATCGGCAGCTTCGTGCCGGCGGCGAGCTGCGAACTCTCGCTGGTCGACCGTATCTTCACGCGTATCGGTTCAAGCGATGACCTGGCCGGCGGACGCTCCACCTTCATGGTGGAGATGAGCGAGACGGCGAACATTCTGCACAACGCCACCGACAAAAGCCTTGTGCTGATGGATGAAGTCGGACGTGGCACCAGCACCTTCGACGGGCTTTCGCTGGCGTGGGCCGCGGCGGAATGCCTCGCCCAGCTGCGCGCGTACACACTGTTCGCCACACATTACTTCGAGCTGACCGTATTGCCGGAAAGCGAGCCGCTGGTGGCCAACGTGCATCTGAATGCTACCGAGCACAACGAGCGCATTGTCTTCCTGCACCGCGTGCTGCCGGGCCCGGCAAGCCAGAGTTATGGTCTTGCCGTGGCGCAACTGGCCGGCGTGCCGGCGCGCGTCATCACGCGGGCGAAGGAGCATCTGTTGCGCCTGGAGACCACCAGCTTGCCCCATGAGCAGCCCCGGGCCAAGCCGGGCAAACCACCGCTACCGATGCAGAGCGATATGTTCGCAAGCTTGCCGCACCCTGTTCTGGACGAGTTGTCGAACCTGAAGATCGACGACCTGACGCCGCGTCAGGCGCTTGAGTTGTTGTATTCGATGAAGACACGCATCTAA
- the truD gene encoding tRNA pseudouridine(13) synthase TruD, translated as MTELELLGPRAYGDALGTAVLKATAEDFQVDEVLDIPLSGDGEHLWLWVEKRGLNTEEAARRLAKAAGVSLRTVAYAGLKDRQALTRQWFSIQLPGKADPDMSVAQNDSLKILDSKRHKRKLQRGAHAANGFTLRLTQLQADKAGLDARLESIRQHGIPNYFGAQRFGHEGGNLGEARHYAERQALPEQRNVRSRLLSTARSYLFNQVLAARVADGSWQRAQVGDLLAFTDSRSFFPAGEAECSDPRLAILDLHPTGPQWGEGDSPASGATAELENSIAAREASLCNWLIKAGMEHERRILRLPIGRLTWHYPEPDILQLEFVLPAGCFATALVRELVDLAPAGQTDSSCVF; from the coding sequence ATGACCGAGCTCGAACTTCTGGGCCCGAGAGCCTATGGCGATGCGTTGGGTACTGCCGTGCTGAAGGCCACTGCCGAAGACTTTCAGGTCGATGAAGTCCTCGACATCCCGCTTTCCGGGGATGGCGAGCACCTGTGGCTGTGGGTCGAAAAACGCGGCCTGAACACCGAGGAAGCGGCCCGGCGTCTGGCCAAGGCGGCCGGCGTGTCGTTGCGAACCGTCGCTTACGCCGGTTTGAAGGACCGTCAGGCGTTGACCCGTCAGTGGTTCAGCATTCAGCTGCCGGGCAAGGCCGATCCGGACATGTCGGTGGCACAAAACGATTCTCTCAAGATCCTCGACAGCAAACGCCACAAGCGCAAGCTGCAACGGGGCGCCCACGCCGCCAATGGCTTCACGCTGCGGCTGACGCAATTGCAGGCCGACAAGGCCGGGCTGGACGCACGTCTCGAGTCGATCAGGCAGCACGGCATCCCCAACTATTTTGGCGCCCAGCGTTTCGGCCATGAAGGCGGGAACCTGGGTGAAGCCCGGCACTATGCCGAGCGTCAGGCCCTGCCCGAGCAGCGCAATGTGCGCTCCCGGTTGCTCTCCACCGCCCGCAGCTACCTGTTCAATCAGGTCTTGGCTGCGCGGGTCGCCGATGGCAGCTGGCAACGAGCGCAAGTGGGCGATCTGCTGGCCTTCACCGACAGCCGCAGTTTTTTCCCCGCAGGCGAAGCCGAGTGCAGCGACCCGCGGCTGGCGATCCTCGATCTGCACCCGACCGGGCCGCAGTGGGGCGAGGGCGACTCCCCGGCGTCCGGCGCTACCGCCGAGCTTGAAAACAGCATCGCGGCGCGCGAGGCGTCGCTCTGTAACTGGTTGATAAAAGCGGGAATGGAGCATGAACGGCGCATCCTGCGACTGCCCATCGGGCGGTTGACGTGGCATTATCCCGAGCCTGACATTCTGCAACTGGAATTCGTCCTGCCGGCCGGATGCTTCGCCACCGCTTTGGTGCGTGAACTCGTCGATCTCGCGCCGGCAGGGCAGACGGACAGCTCATGCGTATTCTGA
- a CDS encoding protein-L-isoaspartate(D-aspartate) O-methyltransferase: MTSQRTRERLIQRLCEEGIANTQVLDVIRKTPRHLFVDEALAHRAYEDTALPIGNNQTISQPYMVARMSELLLAAGPLDKVLEIGTGSGYQTAVLAQLVERVFSVERIKVLQDRAKERLVELNLRNMVFRWGDGWEGWPALAPYNGIIVTAVATDVPQALLDQLAPGGRLVIPVGSGEVQQLMLIIREENGFSRHVLGAVRFVPLLNGPLA; this comes from the coding sequence ATGACTTCCCAGCGTACCCGCGAGCGTCTGATTCAACGGTTGTGCGAAGAGGGCATCGCCAACACTCAGGTGCTGGACGTTATTCGCAAGACCCCTCGTCACCTGTTCGTTGACGAAGCCCTGGCACACCGCGCGTACGAAGACACCGCGCTGCCGATCGGCAACAACCAGACGATTTCCCAGCCTTACATGGTGGCGCGCATGAGCGAGCTGCTGTTGGCGGCGGGTCCGCTGGATAAGGTACTGGAAATTGGCACCGGCTCGGGCTATCAGACCGCCGTGCTGGCGCAATTGGTGGAGCGGGTTTTCTCCGTCGAACGCATCAAGGTGTTGCAGGATCGCGCCAAGGAACGCCTCGTCGAACTGAACCTGCGCAACATGGTGTTTCGTTGGGGCGATGGGTGGGAAGGCTGGCCGGCGCTCGCGCCTTACAACGGGATCATCGTCACCGCCGTGGCGACCGACGTACCTCAGGCGTTGCTGGACCAACTGGCCCCCGGTGGTCGCCTGGTGATTCCAGTGGGTTCGGGTGAAGTGCAGCAACTGATGCTGATCATTCGCGAGGAGAACGGCTTTTCCCGGCATGTGCTGGGCGCTGTTCGTTTCGTCCCGTTGCTCAACGGGCCGCTGGCGTAA
- a CDS encoding S-(hydroxymethyl)glutathione dehydrogenase/class III alcohol dehydrogenase, with the protein MIKSRAAVAFAPNEPLQIVEVDVEAPKAGEVLIRTVASGVCHTDAYTLSGADSEGVFPCILGHEGGGVVEAIGEGVTSLAVGDHVIPLYTAECRECKFCKSGKTNLCQKVRATQGKGLMPDGTTRFSYKGQPIYHYMGCSTFSEYTVVPEISLAKIPKEAPLEKVCLLGCGVTTGIGAVLNTAKVEEGATVAVFGLGGIGLAAIIGAKMAKASRIIAVDINPSKFDVARELGATEFVNPKDHDKPVQEVIVEMTDGGVDYSFECVGNVNLMRAALESCHKGWGESVIIGVAGAGQEISTRPFQLVTGRVWRGSAFGGVKGRTELPSYVEKAQSGEIPLDTFITHTMGLDRINEAFDLMHEGKSIRTVIHF; encoded by the coding sequence ATGATCAAGTCACGTGCTGCCGTTGCTTTCGCGCCCAATGAACCACTGCAGATCGTTGAAGTGGACGTTGAGGCCCCGAAAGCTGGCGAAGTGTTGATTCGTACCGTCGCATCCGGCGTTTGCCACACCGATGCCTACACCCTGTCCGGTGCTGATTCTGAAGGCGTCTTCCCGTGCATCCTCGGGCACGAAGGCGGCGGCGTCGTTGAAGCCATCGGCGAAGGCGTGACCTCGCTCGCCGTGGGCGACCACGTCATTCCGCTGTACACCGCCGAATGCCGCGAGTGCAAATTCTGCAAATCCGGCAAGACCAACCTCTGCCAGAAAGTCCGCGCCACCCAGGGCAAAGGCCTGATGCCCGACGGCACCACCCGCTTCAGCTACAAGGGCCAGCCGATCTACCACTACATGGGCTGCTCCACGTTCTCCGAATACACCGTGGTCCCGGAAATCTCCCTGGCGAAAATCCCCAAGGAAGCGCCGCTGGAGAAGGTCTGCCTGCTGGGTTGCGGCGTGACCACCGGCATCGGCGCGGTGCTGAACACGGCCAAGGTCGAGGAGGGCGCCACCGTGGCGGTCTTCGGTCTGGGCGGTATTGGCCTGGCGGCGATCATTGGCGCAAAAATGGCCAAGGCCTCGCGCATCATTGCGGTTGACATCAATCCCTCCAAATTCGACGTGGCCCGTGAATTGGGTGCCACCGAGTTCGTCAATCCGAAGGATCACGACAAGCCGGTTCAGGAAGTGATCGTCGAAATGACCGACGGCGGCGTCGATTACAGCTTCGAGTGCGTAGGCAATGTGAACCTGATGCGTGCTGCGCTGGAATCGTGCCACAAGGGCTGGGGCGAATCGGTGATCATCGGCGTCGCCGGCGCAGGTCAGGAAATCTCCACGCGTCCGTTCCAGCTGGTGACCGGTCGCGTCTGGCGCGGTTCGGCCTTCGGCGGCGTCAAAGGCCGCACCGAACTGCCAAGCTACGTCGAAAAAGCGCAGAGCGGCGAGATCCCGCTGGACACCTTCATCACCCACACCATGGGCCTGGACCGGATCAACGAAGCCTTTGACCTGATGCACGAAGGCAAAAGCATCCGTACCGTCATTCATTTCTGA
- the fghA gene encoding S-formylglutathione hydrolase, producing the protein MSLENISCQKSFGGWHKRYKHHSDVLGCDMVFAVYLPPQAEQGGKLPVVYWLSGLTCTDENFMQKAGALRIAAELGLIIVAPDTSPRGADVPDDPDKAYDFGLGAGFYLNAAEQPWARHYRMYDYVISELPALIEAHFPASDKRSISGHSMGGHGALVGALRNPGRYQSVSAFSPICNPMDCPWGQKAFSRYLGEDRSRWREWDASVLIAEATERLPLLVDQGDRDDFLGNQLKPESLVQAAKAAGHPLELRMQPGYDHSYYFIASFIEDHLRHHARALAD; encoded by the coding sequence ATGAGTCTGGAAAACATCTCGTGCCAGAAAAGCTTCGGCGGCTGGCATAAGCGTTACAAACATCATTCCGACGTGCTCGGCTGCGACATGGTGTTCGCGGTGTATCTGCCTCCGCAAGCGGAGCAGGGCGGCAAGCTGCCGGTGGTCTATTGGTTGTCAGGGCTGACTTGCACCGACGAGAACTTCATGCAGAAGGCCGGTGCGCTGCGCATCGCGGCGGAGCTGGGACTGATCATCGTGGCGCCGGACACCAGCCCGCGTGGCGCCGACGTGCCGGATGATCCGGACAAGGCCTACGACTTCGGCCTGGGCGCCGGCTTTTACCTGAACGCCGCCGAGCAACCGTGGGCTCGGCACTACCGCATGTACGACTACGTGATCAGCGAGCTGCCCGCGTTGATCGAGGCGCACTTCCCGGCCTCGGACAAACGCAGCATCAGCGGGCATTCCATGGGTGGCCACGGCGCGCTGGTCGGTGCATTGCGCAACCCGGGCCGCTATCAATCGGTGTCGGCGTTCTCGCCCATCTGCAACCCGATGGATTGCCCGTGGGGACAAAAAGCGTTTTCCCGCTACCTGGGCGAAGACCGTTCGCGCTGGCGTGAGTGGGACGCCAGCGTGCTGATCGCCGAGGCCACCGAGCGCTTGCCACTGCTGGTGGACCAAGGCGATCGCGATGACTTCCTCGGCAATCAGCTCAAGCCGGAATCGTTGGTTCAGGCGGCGAAGGCGGCTGGTCATCCTCTGGAATTGCGCATGCAGCCGGGTTATGACCACAGCTATTACTTCATCGCCAGCTTCATCGAAGACCACTTGCGCCATCACGCCCGAGCCTTGGCCGACTGA